A single region of the Plantactinospora soyae genome encodes:
- a CDS encoding ABC transporter ATP-binding protein, whose translation MTAVSVVGAEPEAGTPVLDARLVVDLGTFRLDIALRIRAGEVVALLGPNGAGKTTALRTLAGLTPLSTGHITLGGQDLDRPDNRRWTPTERRPIGVVFQDYLLFPHLSALDNVAFGLRRHGLDRRQARQRAGEWLDRMDLAAQSRRKPRQLSGGQAQRVALARALAVNPALLLLDEPLAALDARTRLDTRAGLQHHLTEHPGATLLVTHDPLDALVLADRLVIVEDGHVVQEGDATTITARPRTDYVARLVGLNLYRGHADGHTVRIGADFSLTTAEQHAGEVFVAFPPSAVALHPHRPDGSPRNTWPATITGIQRHGDNLRIQLTGPIDVAADITPAAAAHLHLTPGQPLWPAVKAAETRAYPAATT comes from the coding sequence ATGACCGCCGTCAGCGTCGTCGGAGCCGAACCCGAGGCCGGTACGCCGGTACTCGACGCGCGCCTGGTCGTCGACCTCGGCACGTTCCGGCTGGACATCGCGCTGCGGATCCGCGCCGGCGAGGTCGTCGCACTCCTCGGACCCAACGGTGCCGGCAAGACCACCGCACTGCGTACCCTCGCCGGCCTGACCCCACTGTCCACCGGGCACATCACCCTCGGCGGTCAGGACCTCGACCGGCCGGACAACCGGCGCTGGACCCCCACCGAACGTCGCCCGATCGGCGTCGTCTTCCAGGACTACCTGCTCTTCCCACACCTGAGCGCGCTGGACAACGTCGCGTTCGGCCTGCGCCGGCACGGACTCGACCGGCGGCAGGCGCGCCAACGTGCCGGGGAGTGGCTCGACCGGATGGATCTCGCCGCGCAGTCCCGACGGAAACCACGGCAACTCTCGGGCGGGCAGGCCCAACGGGTCGCACTCGCCCGCGCCCTTGCCGTCAACCCGGCACTGCTGCTCCTCGACGAACCACTCGCGGCACTCGACGCCCGCACCCGCCTCGACACCCGCGCCGGACTACAGCACCATCTCACCGAACACCCCGGCGCCACCCTGCTGGTAACCCACGACCCACTCGACGCCCTCGTCCTCGCCGACCGGCTCGTCATCGTCGAAGACGGCCACGTCGTACAGGAAGGCGACGCCACCACCATCACCGCACGACCCCGGACCGACTACGTCGCCCGGCTCGTCGGACTCAACCTCTACCGGGGCCACGCGGACGGGCACACCGTACGGATCGGCGCCGACTTCTCCCTCACCACCGCCGAGCAGCACGCTGGCGAGGTCTTCGTCGCGTTCCCACCGTCCGCCGTCGCCCTGCACCCACACCGCCCCGACGGCAGCCCACGCAACACCTGGCCGGCCACCATCACCGGCATCCAACGCCACGGCGACAACCTACGAATCCAACTCACCGGCCCGATCGACGTCGCCGCCGACATCACCCCGGCCGCCGCCGCGCACCTGCACCTCACCCCGGGGCAGCCGCTCTGGCCGGCGGTCAAGGCCGCCGAGACCCGCGCCTATCCAGCGGCAACCACCTGA
- a CDS encoding DNA alkylation repair protein, giving the protein MAELAALEDPRAREVNERHGDDHGVNLSKLRALAKRLKTRQELAGQLWETDDTAARLLALLICRPKAFARDELDVMLREAHKPKVHDWLVNYVVKKNPHSEELRLAWFADPDPVVASAGWALTTERVTKKPEGLDLPGLLDVIEAQMRDAPDRLQWAMNHCLAQIGIDHAEHRARAVGIGERLAVLKDYPTSPGCTSPYAPSWIGEMVRRQHDPSRGGSALA; this is encoded by the coding sequence ATGGCCGAGCTGGCCGCGCTCGAGGACCCGAGGGCACGTGAGGTCAACGAGAGACACGGTGACGATCACGGTGTGAACCTCAGCAAGCTGCGCGCACTCGCGAAGCGGCTGAAGACGCGGCAGGAACTCGCCGGTCAGCTCTGGGAGACGGATGACACCGCGGCGAGACTGCTGGCGCTCCTGATCTGCCGCCCGAAGGCGTTCGCGCGGGACGAGTTGGACGTCATGCTGCGCGAGGCGCACAAGCCCAAGGTGCACGACTGGCTCGTGAACTACGTGGTGAAGAAGAACCCGCACTCCGAAGAACTGCGTCTGGCCTGGTTCGCCGATCCGGATCCGGTGGTAGCGAGTGCCGGCTGGGCGTTGACCACCGAACGTGTGACGAAGAAGCCCGAGGGCCTCGACCTCCCAGGACTGCTCGACGTCATCGAGGCGCAGATGCGGGACGCCCCGGATCGCCTGCAGTGGGCGATGAACCACTGCCTGGCCCAGATCGGGATCGACCACGCCGAGCACCGCGCCCGTGCGGTCGGCATCGGCGAGCGCCTGGCGGTACTCAAGGACTACCCGACCTCCCCGGGCTGTACGTCCCCGTACGCGCCCAGCTGGATCGGCGAGATGGTACGCCGGCAGCACGATCCGTCGCGGGGTGGTTCGGCACTTGCATGA
- a CDS encoding MFS transporter, translated as MERRRAVGALVGLSGGTFLYTTAEALPIGLLLPMATDLAVSPSQVGMLVTAYGAVVVVASIPLTALARRVPRRRLLSALLAGFVVSTAITVFADTFALLLAARMATAATHALFWAVVVPAAAELFRPGLRGRVVAIVFAGGNVALILGVPAGTWLGERGGWRLPFLAVAGLGAIVFVVVASLLPPTRPDQGHAVRGATPDVRRFWLLVAVAVLATAGAIAAYTYVALFVTEISGFPASAVGAILLARGVASLLGILALGAVVDRSPWLALVATVALQSVALLGLYAFGHRPAVAVGLLALAGLAFAAFTASLGGLVLQVAPGRSDLAAATVSAAVNLGITGGALVGSLALPSHGVRSTVLIGALLGFIALAMALGERRLPSAAADAQEGQHGDSPSGTPQGSTPVRVSAG; from the coding sequence ATGGAGCGCAGACGAGCAGTGGGGGCGCTGGTCGGCCTGTCCGGCGGGACGTTCCTCTACACCACCGCCGAGGCGCTGCCGATCGGGCTGCTCCTCCCGATGGCCACGGATCTGGCCGTCTCGCCGTCGCAGGTGGGCATGCTCGTCACCGCGTACGGTGCGGTGGTCGTCGTCGCCTCGATTCCGTTGACGGCGCTGGCCAGGAGAGTCCCGCGCCGACGACTGTTGTCGGCGCTCCTGGCCGGCTTCGTCGTCAGCACCGCGATCACGGTGTTCGCGGACACGTTCGCGCTATTGCTGGCGGCCAGGATGGCGACCGCGGCGACTCATGCGTTGTTCTGGGCGGTAGTGGTGCCGGCCGCGGCCGAGCTGTTCCGACCCGGACTACGCGGGCGGGTGGTCGCGATCGTGTTCGCCGGCGGCAACGTCGCGCTGATTCTGGGCGTGCCGGCCGGCACCTGGCTGGGCGAGCGCGGCGGCTGGCGGCTGCCCTTCCTGGCGGTGGCCGGGCTCGGCGCGATCGTGTTCGTCGTGGTGGCCTCGCTGCTGCCCCCGACGCGGCCGGACCAGGGACATGCCGTCCGGGGTGCGACCCCTGACGTCCGCCGATTCTGGCTGCTGGTCGCCGTGGCCGTCCTGGCGACCGCCGGCGCGATCGCCGCGTACACCTATGTCGCGCTCTTCGTCACCGAGATCAGCGGATTCCCGGCCTCGGCGGTCGGGGCCATCCTGCTGGCGCGCGGTGTTGCCAGCCTGCTCGGGATCCTCGCCCTCGGAGCGGTGGTCGACCGCAGCCCCTGGCTCGCCCTGGTCGCGACCGTCGCGTTGCAGTCGGTGGCCCTGCTCGGGCTGTACGCGTTCGGCCACCGGCCGGCGGTGGCCGTCGGCCTGCTCGCCCTGGCCGGACTGGCGTTCGCGGCGTTCACCGCGTCGCTCGGCGGCCTCGTGCTCCAGGTGGCGCCCGGGCGCTCGGACCTCGCCGCTGCCACGGTCTCCGCCGCCGTCAACCTCGGCATCACCGGCGGCGCCCTGGTCGGCAGCCTCGCGCTGCCGAGCCACGGTGTACGCAGCACGGTACTGATCGGCGCCCTGCTCGGCTTCATCGCACTGGCGATGGCGCTCGGCGAACGACGTCTCCCGTCCGCCGCCGCCGACGCGCAGGAAGGGCAGCACGGCGACAGCCCATCCGGTACGCCCCAGGGCTCCACCCCGGTCCGAGTGTCGGCCGGGTAG
- a CDS encoding CGNR zinc finger domain-containing protein codes for METVEDVTRFRLVGGDLALDFVNTRSGPPVGTPDDDTLTSYPELVAWGVYAGALTEAEAAALRRLSRDDPGGAHAALARALRTRDYLDEIFRPLTAGRDPNTADLARLRDDEADALGHAQLEPGSTFAWAWRNDHTLARPLRPVVHAAVQLLTTGALDRIKGCGGCRFLFNDESKNRSRRWCSMDDCGTAEKIRRYVAVRRTRATR; via the coding sequence ATGGAAACAGTCGAGGACGTCACGCGGTTTCGCCTGGTGGGCGGCGATCTCGCCCTGGACTTCGTCAACACCCGTAGTGGCCCACCCGTCGGCACCCCGGACGACGACACACTCACCAGCTATCCCGAGCTGGTCGCCTGGGGCGTGTACGCGGGCGCCCTCACCGAGGCGGAGGCCGCAGCGTTGCGCCGACTCTCGCGCGACGATCCGGGCGGCGCCCACGCTGCCCTGGCGCGAGCGCTGCGCACCCGCGACTACCTCGACGAAATATTTCGGCCGCTGACCGCCGGCCGGGATCCGAACACCGCCGACCTGGCCCGGCTGCGGGACGACGAGGCGGACGCGCTCGGCCACGCACAGCTCGAGCCCGGGAGCACGTTCGCCTGGGCCTGGCGGAACGACCACACGCTCGCCCGGCCGCTACGGCCGGTGGTGCACGCGGCGGTGCAGCTCCTCACCACGGGCGCGCTGGACCGGATCAAGGGCTGTGGAGGCTGTCGCTTCCTCTTCAACGACGAGAGCAAGAACCGCAGTCGCCGCTGGTGCAGCATGGACGACTGCGGCACCGCCGAGAAGATCCGGCGCTACGTCGCTGTCCGCCGCACGCGGGCGACGCGATGA